In Belonocnema kinseyi isolate 2016_QV_RU_SX_M_011 chromosome 4, B_treatae_v1, whole genome shotgun sequence, a single window of DNA contains:
- the LOC117170608 gene encoding DNA-directed RNA polymerases I, II, and III subunit RPABC1 codes for MDDEAETYKLWRIRKTVMQLCHDRGYLVTQDELDQTLEQFKEQFGDKPSEKRPARSDLIVLVAHNDDPTDQLFVFFPDEPKIGIKTIKTYCQRMQEEKIHRAIIVVQQGMTPSAKQSLVDMAPKYILEQFLESELLINITEHELVPEHIVLTPEEKEELLTRYKLKENHLMRIQANDPVARYFGLKRGQAVKIIRPSETAGRYISYRLVC; via the exons ATGGATGACGAAGCGGAAACATATAAATTGTGGCGAATCCGGAAAACGGTGATGCAGCTTTGCCACGATAGAGGTTATCTTGTCACGCAAGATGAATTGGATCAAACTCTGGAACAATTTAAAGAACAATTCGGAGATAAACCGAGTGAAAAAAGACCAGCTCGAAGTGATTTGATCGTCCTTGTCGCTCATAACGATGATCCGACAGATCAGCTGTTTGTATTTTTCCCCGATGAACCAAAAATTGGAATCAAGACAATCAAAACGTACTGCCAACGTATGCAGGAAGAAAAGATTCACAg AGCAATAATTGTCGTTCAGCAAGGAATGACTCCTTCGGCAAAGCAATCTTTGGTTGATATGGCTCCCAAATATATCCTGGAACAATTTCTCGAATCCGAACTTCTGATTAATATTACCGAACATGAACTGGTACCAGAACACATCGTTCTAACTCCCGAAGAAAAAGAGGAACTCTTGACCAGATACAAACTGAAGGAAAACCATCTGATGCGAATTCAAGCAAACGATCCCGTTGCCAGATATTTCGGTCTTAAAAGAGGCCAAGCTGTAAAAATTATTCGACCATCAGAAACTGCCGGGCGCTACATTTCTTACAGACTCGTCTGCTAA